Proteins co-encoded in one Anopheles moucheti chromosome X, idAnoMoucSN_F20_07, whole genome shotgun sequence genomic window:
- the LOC128306607 gene encoding LOW QUALITY PROTEIN: neuromedin-U receptor 1-like (The sequence of the model RefSeq protein was modified relative to this genomic sequence to represent the inferred CDS: substituted 1 base at 1 genomic stop codon): MISYGSFDQQNQVLHGSGQWDIISNRTVHRLLTQRKILTSSQAAIKDVDGTINLTFSHEEHITIGLNVSFNLTVGETEIGNAXAVNGSANGTIPFEIRDTLWIVIPISIIYSTIFVIGMLGNIITCIVISRNKSMHTATNYYLFSLAISDLLLLITGVPQDIYHTWYRFPYPFGNSVCKIVSFASESSVNATVLTITAFTVERYVAICKPFLSHTMSKLSRAVRFVITIWVIAFSFAIPQALSMQIDTQFRMCTVRHEQTKHLFFISTVLVFVCPMSVITILYILIWLQLRRSKVIRCGTYRSSSVRLKRSIFKRSAQRTLVTLHCDQNVSPLHHYTDTLPMPPSPYLHYAKSYPANPVRQHRRSEEAAKESVMSLARPSHHNPHQQHRNRQSLVPSQYCSIGSSSVGFRDGSSSISVTGSHQKLEQQLSGASEDGRINYSTRAHYNSTRHVVKMLVAVVIAFFLCWAPFHAQRLMAVYANDHNENIAIRTAFDILTCVSGILYYISTCINPVLYNIMSHKFREAFKECIVALKFK; this comes from the exons ATGATATCCTACGGTTCCTTCGACCAACAAAACCAGGTATTACATGGATCTGGACAATGGGACATCATTTCAAACCGAACCGTCCATCGACTTCTAACACAGAGAAAAATATTGACCAGCTCCCAAGCAGCGATAAAAGATGTCGATGGAACTATTAATTTAACATTTAGTCATGAAGAGCACATAACTATCGGATTAAATGTGAGTTTCAACTTGACAGTGGGTGAAACTGAAATCGGTAATGCTTAGGCAGTGAACGGTAGCGCAAATGGTACTATACCATTTGAAATAAGGGATACATTATGGATCGTCATTCCGATAAGTATCATCTACTCAACCATCTTTGTAATCGGGATGCTTGGAAACATCATCACATGCATTGTTATATCACGTAATAAGTCTATGCACACCGCCACCAATTACTACCTATTTAGTTTAGCAATTTCGGATTTACTGCTATTGATTACAG GCGTACCCCAGGATATCTATCATACTTGGTACAGGTTCCCATACCCCTTCGGTAACTCTGTTTGTAAAATAGTAAGCTTTGCTTCTGAATCTTCCGTCAACGCGACAGTGCTTACAATAACGGCATTCACTGTAGAAAG GTACGTCGCTATCTGCAAACCCTTCCTGTCACACACAATGTCCAAACTATCGCGAGCAGTCCGGTTTGTGATAACTATTTGGGTGATTGCTTTTAGCTTTGCCATTCCACAG GCTTTGTCGATGCAAATTGATACACAATTTCGTATGTGTACTGTACGCCACGAACAAACGAAGCATCTTTTCTTCATCTCAACTGTGCTCGTTTTTGTCTGTCCGATGAGTGTGATAACAATTCTTTACATTCTAATCTGGTTACAGCTGCGACGGTCGAAGGTAATTCGATGCGGGACTTATCGAAGCTCGAGCGTTCGACTCAAG CGCAGCATTTTCAAGCGCAGTGCACAACGAACACTCGTAACATTGCACTGTGATCAAAATGTCTCACCACTGCATCACTATACCGACACTCTGCCAATGCCACCATCGCCTTACCTGCACTACGCAAAAAGTTATCCAGCTAACCCAGTGCGACAGCATCGAAGATCGGAGGAAGCAGCAAAAGAGTCAGTTATGTCGCTTGCCAGACCATCTCATCATAATCCACACCAGCAACATAGGAACAGGCAAAGTTTGGTTCCGTCTCAATATTGTTCCATAGGCAGTTCTTCCGTTGGGTTTCGAGATGGCAGCAGCTCGATAAGTGTCACCGGCAGTCACCAAAAACTAGAACAACAACTCTCGGGAGCATCTGAGGACGGTCGAATAAATTATTCCACCCGGGCACACTATAACAGCACCCGACATGTGGTGAAAATGCTTG TGGCCGTCGTCATAGCCTTTTTCCTATGCTGGGCCCCTTTTCATGCGCAGCGACTTATGGCAGTTTATGCAAATGACCACAACGAAAATATTGCTATACGAACAGCATTTGATATTCTTACTTGTGTGTCGGGTATTCTGTACTACATCTCAACCTGCATCAACCCGGTTCTGTATAACATCATGAGCCACAAATTCCGAGAAGCATTCAAA GAATGCATCGTGGCACTCAAATTCAAATAA
- the LOC128306425 gene encoding uncharacterized protein LOC128306425, whose product MYGSVWNLFNNFLHNPLTFYVDTAHLHWNTTFPAVSLCQVVNGESVAELTEQYFGADRDPLLDSLIIDIAFYGGTCYSCEECHLDAASFAASVDCAALRNFTEIVRRHRVPCEELLTDCHWQKESFDCCRFFHPLDTEFGRCFSVNAANYAGVTSATPSRLVSNRATGPGRLEFRVLEDVQLYLHDEFSVPYSYVDRSLRETVLWGTRKEIVIRIIEMENMDTVHELPIWRRNCRFPGETVDEEYFVVHKSDDIFAETEEEEGRVTVRLLSLPYERFVRNIAKTEMDLFSKYG is encoded by the exons ATGTATGGATCAGTGTggaatttattcaacaattttttGCACAATCCACTCACATTTTACGTAGATACCGCACA TCTGCATTGGAATACAACTTTTCCAGCAGTCAGCCTTTGCCAAGTAGTTAATGGAGAATCCGTTGCAGAACTAACAGAACA ATATTTCGGAGCAGATCGTGACCCTTTGCTGGACAGTCTTATAATTGACATTGCGTTTTATGGTGGCACATGCTACTCTTGTGAGGAATGTCACCTAGACGCTGCCTCATTCGCAGCGTCGGTAGACTGTGCGGCTTTACGCAACTTCACCGAAATCGTGCGGCGTCATCGGGTACCTTGCGAAGAGCTGCTTACGGATTGTCATTGGCAGAAGGAATCCTTCGATTGCTGTCGCTTCTTTCACCCTCTTGATACGGAGTTTGGACGATGTTTTAGTGTCAATGCAGCTAACTACGCGGGTGTAACGTCAGCGACCCCTTCGAGGCTCGTTAGTAACCGAGCAACCGGTCCGGGGAGGTTGGAATTTCGTGTACTCGAAGACGTTCAGCTTTACCTTCACGATGAATTCAGCGTGCCTTACTCATATGTTGACCGCTCTTTGCGCGAGACTGTTCTCTGGGGCACTCGTAAAGAAATTGTCATACGTATaatagaaatggaaaatatggaCACAGTACACGAGTTGCCCATCTGGCGACGTAACTGTCGATTCCCTGGGGAAACTGTGGATGAAG AATACTTCGTCGTTCATAAGTCAGACGA TATTTTCGCCGAAacagaggaagaagaaggacGTGTAACAGTTCGACTTCTATCGCTACCCTACGAAAGATTCGTGCGTAACATCGCCAAGACGGAGATGGATCTGTTCAGTAAGTATGGATAA